From the genome of Ornithobacterium rhinotracheale, one region includes:
- a CDS encoding oxidase: MQDILLNDDNDLEIKDGDFVVGISNSQHQKHILIANKGEYKEFPEVGVGIVQMLADDRYTEMLIETKKQLEYDGMQIKNVSLQPDNKLIIDGKYKA; encoded by the coding sequence ATGCAGGATATCTTATTAAACGACGACAACGACTTAGAAATTAAGGACGGCGATTTTGTAGTAGGCATTTCCAATAGCCAGCACCAAAAACATATCCTTATCGCCAATAAGGGCGAGTACAAGGAATTTCCAGAGGTGGGCGTGGGCATTGTGCAAATGCTGGCAGATGACCGCTACACCGAGATGCTCATCGAAACAAAAAAGCAGTTGGAATACGATGGTATGCAGATTAAAAATGTTAGCCTGCAACCTGATAACAAGTTAATAATTGACGGTAAATATAAAGCATAA
- a CDS encoding terminase gpP N-terminus-related DNA-binding protein yields the protein MARMKREERIEKQSQGRQLYASGFSYTDISKILGVTQKTLSHWAEEDKWEEERELSAIKPSVMKRLTLKCALAIQKGEPLPYKADDISKIVAAFDRITDSRKKAVYTMESIDGFTEFMLNKAGKAKGEKQATLLSSIKTIRPFFDEYVTHLLSHD from the coding sequence ATGGCAAGAATGAAAAGAGAAGAGCGTATAGAAAAACAAAGCCAAGGCAGGCAATTGTATGCCTCGGGCTTTTCCTACACGGACATTTCAAAAATTTTAGGCGTAACTCAGAAAACACTTAGCCATTGGGCAGAGGAAGATAAATGGGAGGAAGAAAGAGAGCTTTCGGCCATCAAACCAAGTGTAATGAAGCGCCTCACGCTCAAATGTGCGCTGGCTATTCAAAAAGGAGAGCCATTGCCGTATAAAGCCGATGATATTTCTAAAATTGTCGCTGCCTTTGACCGCATTACCGACAGCCGAAAAAAAGCCGTTTACACGATGGAAAGCATCGATGGATTTACCGAATTTATGCTCAATAAAGCAGGAAAGGCCAAGGGCGAAAAACAAGCGACCCTTCTTAGCTCCATAAAGACTATTCGCCCTTTTTTCGATGAATATGTAACCCATTTACTTAGCCATGACTAA